Proteins from a genomic interval of Papaver somniferum cultivar HN1 chromosome 4, ASM357369v1, whole genome shotgun sequence:
- the LOC113274059 gene encoding protein ANTHESIS POMOTING FACTOR 1-like: MSRKKFNLMDVKAISDDSVALFMDLEAGDNSVLRKVFGESRRFQPEKPATIAQAAVALTSGTGDGTLHAWSMYMLNEVACWNSQIGVATCLKWAPRRAMFVAASSVPTSWIPDNTKSSLHLGNAEPDARI, encoded by the exons ATGTCCAGGAAGAAATTTAATTTAATGGATGTGAAGGCAATCAGTGATGATTCAGTGGCTCTTTTCATGGACTTGGAAGCTGGCGACAACAGTGTGCTgagaaaagtttttg GGGAGAGTCGGCGATTTCAACCAGAGAAACCTGCAACGATAGCCCAAGCAGCTGTTGCATTAACTAGTG GCACTGGAGATGGTACTTTACATGCATGGAGCATGTACATGCTAAATGAG GTggcatgctggaatagccagatAGGTGTAGCTACTTGCTTGAAGTGGGCGCCTCGTAGAGCCATGTTTGTAGCTGCTTCCTCGGTTCCAACGTCTTGGATTCCTGACAACACAAAGTCTTCTCTACACTTGGGCAACGCAGAACCTGATGCAAGAATATGA